The Streptomyces sp. NBC_01255 genome window below encodes:
- a CDS encoding cytochrome ubiquinol oxidase subunit I → MDLALAPETLARWQFGITTVYHFLFVPLTISLAALTAGLQTAWVRTEKEKYLRATKFWGKLFLINIAMGVVTGIVQEFQFGMNWSDYSRFVGDIFGAPLAFEALIAFFFESTFIGLWIFGWDKLPKRIHLACMWMVSIGTILSAYFILAANSWMQHPVGYRINEERGRAELTDFWLVLTQNTALTQFFHTMTAAFLVGGAFMVGISAFHLARKKHIPVMRTSLRLGLITLIIAGLGTAISGDLLGKVMFKQQPMKMAAAEALWDGEAPAPFSIFAYGDVDKGHNKVAIEIPGLLSFLANDDFTSYVPGINDINKAEQEKFGPGDYRPNIPVAYWGFRWMIGFGMASLGIGMLGLWLTRKKFMLAPGMRTGEDEVPNLVLFKRKALSPRFTKWYWIVALWTMGFPLIANSWGWIFTEMGRQPWVVYGVLRTRDAVSPGVSQGEVLTSMIIFTALYAVLAVIEVKLLVKYVKAGPPELTEDDLNPPTKIGGDSRDPDRPMAFSY, encoded by the coding sequence GTGGACCTCGCTCTTGCGCCAGAGACTCTGGCGCGCTGGCAGTTCGGCATCACCACCGTCTACCACTTCCTCTTCGTCCCCCTGACGATCTCCCTCGCCGCCCTCACCGCCGGTCTCCAGACGGCCTGGGTGCGGACCGAGAAGGAGAAGTACCTCAGGGCGACGAAGTTCTGGGGCAAGCTCTTCCTGATCAACATCGCCATGGGTGTCGTCACCGGCATCGTGCAGGAGTTCCAGTTCGGCATGAACTGGTCCGACTACTCCCGTTTCGTCGGCGACATCTTCGGTGCCCCGCTCGCCTTCGAGGCGCTCATCGCCTTCTTCTTCGAGTCCACGTTCATCGGCCTGTGGATCTTCGGCTGGGACAAGCTGCCCAAGCGGATCCACCTCGCCTGCATGTGGATGGTGTCGATCGGCACCATCCTCTCCGCCTACTTCATCCTCGCGGCGAACTCCTGGATGCAGCACCCCGTCGGGTACCGCATCAACGAGGAGCGCGGCCGGGCGGAGCTCACCGATTTCTGGCTGGTGCTCACCCAGAACACGGCCCTCACCCAGTTCTTCCACACCATGACGGCGGCCTTCCTGGTCGGCGGCGCGTTCATGGTCGGCATCTCCGCGTTCCACCTGGCGCGCAAGAAGCACATCCCGGTGATGCGGACCTCGCTGCGGCTCGGCCTGATCACCCTGATCATCGCCGGCCTCGGCACCGCCATCAGCGGTGACCTGCTCGGCAAGGTCATGTTCAAGCAGCAGCCCATGAAGATGGCCGCCGCCGAGGCGCTCTGGGACGGCGAGGCGCCCGCGCCCTTCTCGATCTTCGCCTACGGCGATGTCGACAAGGGCCACAACAAGGTCGCCATAGAGATCCCGGGACTCCTGTCCTTCCTCGCGAACGACGACTTCACCTCGTACGTCCCGGGCATCAACGACATCAACAAGGCCGAGCAGGAGAAGTTCGGCCCCGGCGACTACCGGCCGAACATCCCCGTCGCGTACTGGGGATTCCGCTGGATGATCGGCTTCGGCATGGCCTCCCTGGGCATCGGCATGCTCGGTCTCTGGCTCACCCGCAAGAAGTTCATGCTGGCGCCGGGGATGCGGACCGGCGAGGACGAAGTGCCGAATCTGGTCCTGTTCAAGCGGAAGGCGCTCAGCCCGCGCTTCACCAAGTGGTACTGGATCGTCGCCCTCTGGACCATGGGCTTCCCGCTCATCGCCAACTCCTGGGGCTGGATCTTCACCGAGATGGGCCGTCAGCCCTGGGTCGTCTACGGCGTGCTGCGCACCCGGGACGCGGTCTCCCCCGGTGTCTCCCAGGGTGAGGTGCTCACCTCAATGATCATCTTCACCGCCCTCTACGCCGTTCTCGCCGTGATCGAGGTCAAGCTCCTCGTCAAGTACGTCAAGGCGGGACCGCCGGAGCTCACCGAGGACGACCTCAACCCGCCCACCAAGATCGGCGGGGACTCCCGTGACCCCGACCGCCCCATGGCCTTCTCGTACTGA
- a CDS encoding metallophosphoesterase gives MTQGAGQEPVVRTATLRDFRVPPYARVPVQGHAAEPTSADQLPTPAPAAEHLPPAEPAAEAPAEAPVTTPVATPVAPPMPATAPARTVEAAPSGSLPVVGAPLSAPADPTLLLGRRVAPAYTGVTTSTTGSSIVSVATGHPGSAFPEGGLPEGYTPTERDLPIINRGDTVQVRVTPDAATAPDPAATTGDGPGPLYVVGDVHGYLDELVAALRAQGLVDENGGWAAGNARLWFLGDFTDRGPDGIGVIDLVMRLSAEAAAAGGYCKALMGNHELLLIGAKRFGDTPVNSGAGTATFQAAWLLNGGQKHDMDRLQDVHLQWMSRLDAVVLEDDHLLLHSDTTAYLEYGETIEDVNETVHEILNRSDADEVWDVFRKFTKRFAFRDEGGPQAVQELLSTYGGSRIVHGHSPIPYLLGQVGTEESENGGGPIVDGPHVYADGLAIAMDGGVTMAGKLLVVQLPLNG, from the coding sequence ATGACTCAGGGGGCCGGGCAGGAGCCCGTGGTGCGCACGGCGACATTGCGCGACTTCCGCGTACCGCCGTACGCCCGGGTGCCCGTACAGGGCCACGCCGCCGAGCCGACGTCCGCGGATCAGCTGCCGACGCCCGCGCCGGCCGCCGAGCACCTTCCGCCGGCTGAGCCGGCTGCCGAAGCACCGGCCGAGGCGCCGGTCACGACACCGGTCGCGACACCGGTTGCCCCGCCCATGCCGGCCACCGCGCCCGCGCGGACCGTCGAGGCAGCACCGAGCGGGTCGCTCCCCGTCGTCGGCGCGCCCCTGTCCGCCCCCGCCGATCCGACCCTGCTCCTGGGCCGCCGTGTCGCCCCCGCGTACACCGGCGTCACCACCAGCACCACCGGCTCCTCCATCGTCTCGGTCGCCACCGGCCACCCCGGCAGCGCCTTCCCCGAAGGAGGCCTGCCCGAGGGCTACACCCCGACCGAGCGCGACCTCCCGATCATCAACCGCGGCGACACCGTCCAGGTCCGCGTCACCCCCGACGCCGCCACCGCGCCCGACCCCGCCGCCACGACCGGCGACGGCCCCGGCCCCCTCTACGTCGTCGGCGACGTCCACGGCTACCTCGACGAACTCGTCGCCGCCCTGCGCGCCCAGGGCCTCGTCGACGAGAACGGCGGCTGGGCCGCGGGCAACGCCCGGCTGTGGTTCCTCGGCGACTTCACCGACCGCGGTCCCGACGGCATCGGCGTCATCGACCTCGTCATGCGCCTCTCCGCCGAGGCCGCCGCCGCCGGTGGCTACTGCAAGGCCCTCATGGGCAACCACGAGCTGCTGCTGATCGGCGCCAAGCGCTTCGGCGACACCCCGGTCAACTCCGGGGCGGGCACGGCCACCTTCCAGGCCGCCTGGCTGCTCAACGGCGGGCAGAAGCACGACATGGACCGGCTCCAGGACGTCCACCTCCAGTGGATGTCCCGGCTCGACGCCGTGGTCCTGGAGGACGACCACCTCCTCCTGCACTCCGACACCACCGCGTACCTCGAATACGGCGAGACCATCGAGGACGTCAACGAGACGGTCCACGAGATCCTCAACCGGAGCGACGCCGACGAGGTCTGGGACGTGTTCCGGAAGTTCACGAAGCGCTTCGCGTTCCGCGACGAGGGCGGACCGCAGGCCGTCCAGGAGCTCCTCTCCACCTACGGCGGCAGCCGGATCGTGCACGGCCACAGCCCCATCCCGTACCTCCTCGGCCAGGTCGGCACGGAGGAGAGCGAGAACGGCGGCGGCCCGATCGTCGACGGACCGCATGTGTACGCGGACGGTCTCGCGATCGCCATGGACGGCGGCGTGACCATGGCCGGAAAGCTGCTGGTCGTCCAACTCCCTCTGAACGGCTGA
- a CDS encoding cyclophilin-like fold protein produces the protein MTLRIRIFWPAGHTTATLEETPTSAALAGALPISSTARTWGEEVYFDTPVSVPVEDGARQVVEPGTVAFWTDGDALALPYGPTPISRGDECRLASPCNLLGALDGDPRILATVRDGDPIRVELVAGR, from the coding sequence ATGACCCTTCGGATACGCATCTTCTGGCCGGCCGGACACACCACGGCGACCCTTGAGGAAACCCCCACGAGCGCGGCGCTCGCGGGGGCTCTCCCGATCTCCTCCACCGCCCGGACCTGGGGCGAGGAGGTCTACTTCGACACTCCGGTCTCCGTCCCCGTCGAGGACGGCGCGCGCCAGGTCGTGGAACCGGGCACGGTGGCCTTCTGGACGGACGGCGACGCGCTCGCCCTCCCCTACGGCCCGACCCCGATCTCGCGGGGAGACGAGTGCCGGCTCGCGAGCCCGTGCAATCTGCTGGGCGCGCTGGACGGCGACCCGCGGATCCTGGCCACCGTCAGGGACGGCGACCCGATCCGCGTGGAGCTCGTCGCCGGCCGCTGA
- the cydB gene encoding cytochrome d ubiquinol oxidase subunit II, whose protein sequence is MELHDVWFVLIAVLWIGYFFLEGFDFGIGVLTKLLARDRAEKRVLINTIGPVWDGNEVWLLTAGGATFAAFPEWYATLFSGFYLPLLIILVCLIVRGVAFEYRAKRPEENWQRNWEQAIFWTSLIPAFLWGVAFGNIVRGVKIDAEMEFVGTFWDLLNPYALLGGLVTLTLFTFHGAVFASLKTIGDIRVRARALALKLGLVAAVLALVFLIWTQVDTGDSWSLAAMLIAVVALVGAIGAIKVGREGWSFALSGVTIAAAVAMLFLALFPNVMPSSLNPEWSLTVTNASSSPYTLKIMTWCAAIATPLVLLYQSWTYWVFRKRIGTQHIADAHQPTDARAH, encoded by the coding sequence ATGGAACTCCACGACGTCTGGTTCGTACTCATCGCCGTCCTCTGGATCGGCTACTTCTTTCTCGAAGGCTTCGACTTCGGGATCGGCGTCCTGACCAAGCTGCTCGCCCGCGACCGGGCCGAGAAGCGGGTCCTCATCAACACGATCGGTCCCGTCTGGGACGGCAACGAGGTATGGCTGCTCACCGCAGGCGGCGCGACCTTCGCCGCCTTCCCCGAGTGGTACGCGACGCTCTTCTCCGGCTTCTACCTGCCGCTGCTGATCATCCTGGTCTGTCTGATCGTCCGGGGCGTCGCCTTCGAGTACCGGGCGAAGCGGCCCGAGGAGAACTGGCAGCGCAACTGGGAGCAGGCCATCTTCTGGACCTCCCTGATCCCGGCGTTCCTCTGGGGCGTGGCATTCGGCAACATCGTCCGGGGCGTGAAGATCGACGCGGAGATGGAGTTCGTCGGCACCTTCTGGGACCTCCTCAACCCGTACGCGCTCCTCGGCGGTCTGGTCACGCTCACCCTCTTCACCTTCCACGGCGCGGTCTTCGCCTCGCTCAAGACGATCGGTGACATCCGGGTGCGCGCCCGGGCGCTCGCACTCAAGCTGGGCCTGGTCGCGGCCGTGCTCGCGCTCGTCTTCCTGATCTGGACCCAGGTCGACACGGGGGACAGCTGGAGCCTCGCGGCGATGCTGATCGCCGTGGTGGCCCTGGTCGGCGCCATCGGTGCCATCAAGGTGGGGCGCGAGGGCTGGTCGTTCGCGCTCTCGGGTGTGACGATCGCCGCCGCGGTGGCGATGCTCTTCCTCGCGCTGTTCCCGAACGTCATGCCGTCTTCGCTCAACCCCGAGTGGAGTCTTACCGTGACGAACGCGTCGTCGAGCCCGTACACGCTCAAGATCATGACCTGGTGCGCGGCGATCGCGACCCCGTTGGTGCTGCTCTACCAGAGCTGGACCTACTGGGTGTTCCGTAAGCGCATCGGTACGCAGCACATCGCCGACGCTCACCAGCCGACCGACGCACGAGCTCACTAG
- the hisC gene encoding histidinol-phosphate transaminase, with the protein MSETSGTSTGSPKLRAELDGVPTYKPGKPAAAGGPVAFKLSSNENPYPPLPGVMESTLAAAANFNRYPDMACTGLMQELADRFGVPVSHIATGTGSVGVAQSLLQATSGPGDEVIYAWRSFEAYPIITQISGATSVQVPLTDGDVHDLDAMAAAITDRTRLIFVCNPNNPTGTAVRRAELERFLDRVPSDVLVVIDEAYREFVRSTPGEGGDIPDGIELYRDRPNVAVLRTFSKAYGLAGLRVGFAIAHEPVAAALRKTAVPFGVSQLAQDAAVASLRAEDELLGRVGSLVAERERVHAGLVAQGWTVPDTQANFVWLRLGERTLDFAAECERHGVMVRPFAGEGVRVTIGETEANDLFLKAAEGFREQG; encoded by the coding sequence GTGAGCGAGACCAGCGGGACGAGCACCGGCAGCCCCAAGCTGCGCGCCGAGCTGGACGGCGTCCCCACCTACAAGCCGGGCAAGCCGGCCGCCGCGGGCGGACCCGTGGCCTTCAAGCTGTCGTCCAACGAGAACCCCTATCCGCCGCTGCCCGGGGTCATGGAGAGCACGCTGGCCGCCGCCGCGAACTTCAACCGCTACCCGGACATGGCCTGCACGGGCCTGATGCAGGAGCTCGCCGACCGCTTCGGCGTGCCGGTCTCGCACATCGCGACGGGCACGGGCTCGGTCGGGGTCGCGCAGTCGCTGCTCCAGGCCACGTCCGGCCCGGGCGACGAGGTGATCTACGCCTGGCGCTCCTTCGAGGCGTACCCGATCATCACGCAGATCAGTGGTGCCACCTCGGTACAGGTGCCGCTGACCGACGGCGACGTGCACGACCTCGACGCGATGGCCGCGGCGATCACCGACCGGACCCGGTTGATCTTCGTCTGCAACCCCAACAACCCCACGGGCACCGCGGTCCGCCGGGCCGAGCTGGAGCGCTTCCTCGACCGGGTGCCCTCCGACGTCCTGGTCGTCATCGACGAGGCGTACAGGGAGTTCGTCCGTTCCACCCCAGGTGAAGGGGGTGACATCCCGGACGGCATCGAGCTCTACCGCGACCGGCCGAACGTCGCCGTGCTGCGTACGTTCTCCAAGGCGTACGGCCTGGCGGGGCTGCGGGTCGGCTTCGCGATCGCCCACGAGCCGGTGGCGGCGGCGCTGCGCAAGACGGCGGTCCCGTTCGGGGTCAGCCAGCTGGCGCAGGACGCGGCGGTGGCCTCGCTGCGGGCCGAGGACGAACTGCTCGGCCGGGTCGGCTCGTTGGTGGCCGAGCGCGAGCGGGTCCACGCGGGGCTTGTGGCCCAGGGCTGGACCGTGCCGGACACCCAGGCGAACTTCGTCTGGCTGCGGCTCGGCGAGCGGACGCTGGACTTCGCGGCGGAGTGCGAGCGGCACGGCGTGATGGTGCGGCCGTTCGCGGGCGAGGGCGTGCGCGTCACGATCGGTGAGACCGAGGCGAACGACCTGTTCCTGAAGGCGGCGGAGGGCTTCCGCGAGCAGGGCTGA
- the thiC gene encoding phosphomethylpyrimidine synthase ThiC gives MTIQDARTPASDQDGTSVDGTRTPGWHKGYVEGSRPDLRVPVRQVHLTNGKDVTLYDTSGPYTDPTIDTDVRRGLAPLRENWIIARGDTEEYAGRPVRPEDDGIKHTSPRGGGLKNLDAVFPGRPRLPRRGRDGQAVTQLAYARRGEITPEMEFVAIRENVSPEVVREEIAAGRAVLPANVNHPEIEPMIIGKRFLVKVNANIGNSAVTSSIEEEVEKMTWATKWGADTVMDLSTGRNIHTTREWVLRNSPVPIGTVPLYQALEKVDGRAEDLTWEIYKDTVIEQAEQGVDYMTVHAGVLLPYVPLTARRKTGIVSRGGSIMAAWCLAHHKENFLYTNFEELCEILAAYDVTYSLGDGLRPGSIADANDEAQFAELRTLGELNTIAKRHNVQTMIEGPGHVPMHKIKENIDLQQEICEEAPFYTLGPLTTDVAPAYDHITSGIGAAMIAWWGTAMLCYVTPKEHLGLPNKDDVKTGVITYKISAHAADLAKGHPGAQEWDDALSDARFEFRWEDQFNLALDPVTAREFHDETLPAEPAKTAHFCSMCGPKFCSMKISQDIRREHGGTQQEIEAGMAEKSKEFAEAGNRVYLPLAD, from the coding sequence ATGACCATTCAGGATGCACGCACGCCTGCCTCCGACCAGGACGGCACGTCCGTCGACGGCACCCGCACGCCGGGCTGGCACAAGGGTTACGTCGAGGGTTCGCGCCCCGACCTCCGGGTCCCGGTCCGTCAGGTGCACCTCACCAACGGCAAGGACGTGACGCTGTACGACACGTCCGGTCCGTACACCGACCCCACCATCGACACCGATGTACGGCGTGGCCTGGCGCCGCTGCGCGAGAACTGGATCATCGCGCGCGGTGACACCGAGGAGTACGCGGGCCGTCCCGTCCGCCCCGAGGACGACGGCATCAAGCACACGTCACCGCGCGGTGGCGGGCTCAAGAACCTCGACGCCGTCTTCCCCGGCCGCCCGCGCCTGCCGCGCCGCGGCCGCGACGGCCAGGCGGTGACGCAGCTCGCGTACGCCCGCCGGGGGGAGATCACCCCGGAGATGGAGTTCGTCGCGATCCGGGAGAACGTCTCCCCCGAGGTCGTACGGGAGGAGATCGCCGCGGGCCGCGCGGTGCTCCCGGCGAACGTGAACCACCCGGAGATCGAGCCGATGATCATCGGCAAGCGGTTCCTGGTGAAGGTGAACGCCAACATCGGCAACTCCGCCGTCACCTCCTCCATCGAGGAGGAGGTGGAGAAGATGACCTGGGCCACCAAGTGGGGCGCGGACACGGTCATGGACCTGTCCACCGGCCGCAACATCCACACCACCCGCGAGTGGGTGCTGCGCAACTCCCCCGTGCCGATCGGCACCGTGCCGCTCTACCAGGCGCTGGAGAAGGTCGACGGCCGGGCCGAGGACCTGACCTGGGAGATCTACAAGGACACGGTCATCGAGCAGGCCGAGCAGGGCGTCGACTACATGACGGTGCACGCCGGCGTGCTCCTGCCGTACGTGCCGCTCACCGCGCGCCGCAAGACCGGCATCGTCTCGCGCGGCGGCTCGATCATGGCCGCCTGGTGCCTCGCCCACCACAAGGAGAACTTCCTCTACACGAACTTCGAGGAGCTCTGCGAGATCCTGGCGGCGTACGACGTCACGTACTCGCTCGGCGACGGTCTGCGCCCCGGTTCGATCGCGGACGCCAACGACGAGGCGCAGTTCGCGGAGCTGCGTACGCTCGGCGAGCTGAACACGATCGCCAAGCGGCACAACGTGCAGACGATGATCGAGGGCCCGGGTCACGTCCCGATGCACAAGATCAAGGAGAACATCGACCTCCAGCAGGAGATCTGCGAGGAGGCGCCGTTCTACACGCTCGGCCCGCTGACGACGGACGTGGCGCCCGCCTACGACCACATCACCTCCGGCATCGGCGCGGCGATGATCGCCTGGTGGGGCACGGCGATGCTCTGCTACGTCACGCCCAAGGAGCACCTGGGCCTGCCCAACAAGGACGACGTGAAGACGGGCGTCATCACGTACAAGATCTCCGCCCATGCGGCGGACCTCGCCAAGGGCCACCCGGGCGCGCAGGAGTGGGACGACGCGCTCTCGGACGCGCGGTTCGAGTTCCGCTGGGAGGACCAGTTCAACCTGGCGCTCGACCCGGTCACCGCACGCGAGTTCCACGACGAGACGCTGCCGGCGGAGCCCGCGAAGACCGCGCACTTCTGCTCGATGTGCGGTCCGAAGTTCTGCTCGATGAAGATCTCCCAGGACATCCGGCGTGAGCACGGCGGCACGCAGCAGGAGATCGAGGCCGGGATGGCGGAGAAGTCGAAGGAGTTCGCGGAGGCCGGCAACCGCGTCTACCTGCCGCTCGCGGACTGA
- a CDS encoding SsgA family sporulation/cell division regulator: protein MRESVQAEVLMSFLVSEELCFKIPVELRYETRDPYAVRMTFHLPGDAPVTWAFGRELLLDGINKPSGDGDVHIAPTDPDGLSDVSIRLQVGGDRALFRASAPPLVAFLDRTDKLVPLGQERTLGDFEDNLEAALGRILAEENAG, encoded by the coding sequence ATGCGAGAGTCGGTTCAGGCCGAGGTCCTGATGAGCTTCCTCGTCTCCGAGGAGCTCTGCTTCAAGATCCCAGTCGAGCTGCGATACGAGACCCGGGATCCTTACGCGGTGCGGATGACCTTCCACCTCCCCGGAGACGCGCCCGTGACCTGGGCGTTCGGCAGGGAACTGCTGCTCGACGGGATCAACAAGCCGAGCGGGGACGGGGACGTGCACATCGCCCCGACGGACCCCGATGGGCTTTCGGACGTCTCCATCCGGCTTCAGGTGGGAGGCGACCGCGCCCTGTTCCGGGCCAGCGCGCCGCCGCTGGTCGCCTTCCTCGACCGCACGGACAAGCTGGTTCCGCTTGGTCAGGAACGGACACTCGGCGACTTCGAGGACAACCTGGAGGCGGCACTCGGCCGGATTCTGGCAGAGGAGAACGCCGGCTGA
- a CDS encoding YibE/F family protein produces the protein MTSPQQPPEPHGHVPGPDHGHGHDSGPSHGHGHSHSHGPAAPVSRHLRKVIAAVLIPFATAVVVGLAVLWPGGAPAHERTGVGFDRQTEQGTVVSVEQIDCKDVNAAQVPPTGDTSTPEGREAVEAQQGQCEKATVEVTSGPEKGRTFTEIVQPDAPRQLHEGQGVVVAYAPDAPRDLQYSVTDVDRKLPMALLAGIFAVAVVAAGRMKGLMALVALVASFVVLTFFILPAILEGSNPLVVAVVGSSAIMLIALYLCHGLSARTSVAVLGTLISLLLIGLLGSLFVGWASLSGNTDDNTGLIHGLYPDIDMSGLLLASIIIGSLGVLDDVTVTQTSAVWELHQADPRMGPRALYRAGIRIGRDHIASVVNTLVLAYAGAALPLLLLFSIAQSSMGTVANSELVAVEIVRTLVGSIGLVASVPLTTVLAALVVSADRPGADADGKPRAAAVRGGRRRRAK, from the coding sequence GTGACTTCCCCCCAGCAGCCCCCCGAGCCGCACGGCCACGTCCCCGGTCCCGACCACGGGCACGGGCACGATTCCGGCCCCTCCCATGGGCACGGGCACAGCCACAGCCACGGCCCCGCAGCCCCCGTCTCCCGGCATCTGCGCAAGGTCATCGCCGCGGTCCTGATCCCCTTCGCCACCGCCGTCGTGGTCGGGCTCGCGGTCCTGTGGCCCGGCGGCGCTCCGGCGCACGAGCGCACCGGGGTCGGCTTCGACCGGCAGACCGAGCAGGGCACGGTCGTCTCCGTCGAACAGATCGACTGCAAGGACGTGAACGCCGCCCAGGTCCCGCCGACGGGCGACACGTCCACACCCGAGGGACGCGAGGCGGTCGAAGCCCAGCAGGGTCAGTGCGAGAAGGCGACGGTCGAGGTCACCAGCGGCCCGGAGAAGGGCCGTACGTTCACCGAGATCGTGCAGCCCGACGCTCCGCGCCAACTGCACGAGGGGCAGGGCGTGGTGGTGGCGTACGCCCCGGACGCCCCCCGCGACCTCCAGTACTCCGTGACGGACGTGGACCGGAAGCTCCCGATGGCGCTGCTCGCCGGGATCTTCGCCGTCGCGGTCGTGGCCGCCGGCCGGATGAAGGGCTTGATGGCGCTCGTCGCGCTGGTCGCGAGCTTCGTGGTGCTGACGTTCTTCATCCTCCCGGCGATCCTGGAGGGCTCGAATCCGCTGGTCGTGGCGGTGGTCGGGTCGAGCGCGATCATGCTGATCGCGCTCTACTTGTGCCATGGGCTCTCGGCCCGCACGTCGGTCGCGGTGCTCGGCACACTGATCTCGCTGCTGCTGATCGGACTGCTCGGCTCGCTCTTCGTCGGCTGGGCCTCGCTCAGCGGCAACACCGACGACAACACCGGCCTGATCCACGGCCTGTATCCGGACATCGACATGTCCGGCCTGCTGCTCGCCAGCATCATCATCGGTTCGCTCGGCGTCCTCGACGACGTGACCGTCACCCAGACCTCGGCGGTCTGGGAGCTGCATCAGGCAGACCCGCGGATGGGGCCGCGCGCGCTGTACCGGGCCGGGATCCGGATCGGCCGCGACCACATCGCCTCGGTCGTGAACACCCTGGTCCTCGCCTACGCGGGCGCCGCCCTGCCGCTGCTGCTGCTCTTCTCGATCGCGCAGAGCAGCATGGGCACGGTGGCCAACAGCGAGCTGGTCGCGGTGGAGATCGTCCGAACGCTGGTCGGTTCGATCGGTCTGGTCGCTTCCGTGCCGCTCACCACGGTCCTCGCGGCGCTGGTGGTCTCCGCCGACCGGCCGGGAGCCGACGCCGACGGGAAGCCCCGGGCGGCGGCGGTACGGGGCGGTCGGCGCCGCCGCGCGAAGTAG
- a CDS encoding LacI family DNA-binding transcriptional regulator encodes MTAAGKHQVSRAQTRGSRQGRAGIRDVAAAAGVSITTVSDALNGKGRLPDATRRHVREVADRLGYRPSAAARTLRTGKSGLIGLTVTTYGDEPFTFTEFAYFAEMARAATSAALARGYALVILPATSRHDVWSNVALDGTVVIDPSDHDPVVTELVRQGLPVVSDGRPAGTLPVTAWVDNDHEAAVLDLLDHLADAGARRIGLLTGTTTDTYTRLSTTAYLNWCERVGQDPVYESYPAHDPCAGAVAADRLLARPDRPDAVYGLFDPNGTDLLAAARRYGLRVPEDLLLVCCSESTVYATTEPPITTLSLKPRRIGTAVVQLLIDAIEGIDTDGPVEQVIPTELIVRTSSQRRSPRTTVSPPRSPAKD; translated from the coding sequence ATGACAGCAGCAGGGAAGCACCAGGTGAGCCGGGCACAGACCCGGGGAAGCCGGCAGGGCCGGGCAGGCATCCGGGACGTGGCCGCCGCCGCCGGGGTCTCCATCACGACTGTCTCCGACGCGCTCAACGGCAAGGGCCGACTCCCGGACGCCACCCGCCGCCACGTCCGCGAGGTCGCCGACCGGCTGGGCTACCGCCCATCCGCGGCGGCCCGCACGCTCCGTACGGGCAAATCGGGACTCATCGGCCTGACCGTGACCACGTACGGGGATGAACCTTTCACCTTCACCGAATTCGCATACTTCGCGGAGATGGCCAGAGCAGCCACATCGGCGGCACTCGCCCGGGGCTACGCCCTGGTCATCCTCCCCGCCACCTCCCGCCATGACGTCTGGTCGAACGTCGCCCTCGACGGCACCGTCGTCATCGACCCCTCCGACCACGACCCGGTCGTCACCGAACTGGTCCGGCAGGGCCTCCCCGTCGTCTCCGACGGACGCCCCGCCGGCACCCTTCCGGTCACCGCCTGGGTCGACAACGACCACGAAGCCGCCGTCCTCGATCTGCTCGACCACCTCGCCGACGCCGGCGCCCGCCGCATCGGCCTCCTCACCGGAACCACCACCGACACGTACACCCGCCTGTCCACCACCGCGTACCTCAACTGGTGCGAGCGGGTCGGCCAGGACCCCGTCTACGAGTCTTATCCGGCGCACGATCCGTGCGCGGGCGCCGTCGCGGCCGACCGGCTGCTCGCCCGCCCGGACCGACCCGACGCCGTCTACGGCCTCTTCGATCCCAACGGAACCGATCTCCTCGCGGCCGCGCGCCGCTACGGGCTGCGCGTCCCGGAGGACCTGCTGCTGGTCTGCTGCAGCGAGTCCACCGTCTACGCCACCACCGAACCGCCCATCACGACGCTCTCGCTCAAGCCACGCAGGATCGGCACGGCCGTCGTCCAGCTCCTCATCGACGCCATCGAGGGGATCGATACGGACGGTCCGGTTGAGCAGGTGATACCGACCGAACTCATCGTCCGCACGTCCTCGCAGCGGCGCTCGCCGCGCACCACGGTCAGCCCGCCGCGCTCACCCGCGAAGGACTGA